A stretch of Campylobacter gracilis DNA encodes these proteins:
- a CDS encoding 4Fe-4S dicluster domain-containing protein: protein MKQHKFVICDYKRCIGCTTCMAACYSSAYERGKLAKSRLTVLRQAYGVMPTQCRQCDDGPCANVCPTGALRFDNNYIELHEEICIGCKMCTLACPYGAISSNAELMPSVNYAVEPKYYLEIESQAGAKSTAIKCDLCNGRENGPACVEVCPTSAIIMIDPKEGKHKLGFAIDYDAANAFAKDVLNGEISCVAKKEGGAK from the coding sequence ATGAAACAACATAAATTTGTAATCTGTGATTACAAACGATGTATCGGTTGCACGACGTGCATGGCGGCCTGTTACTCAAGTGCCTACGAGCGCGGCAAGCTTGCTAAATCGCGACTTACCGTGCTTAGACAGGCTTACGGCGTTATGCCTACGCAGTGCAGGCAGTGCGATGACGGACCATGTGCAAATGTCTGCCCTACCGGCGCGCTTCGCTTCGATAATAACTATATTGAATTGCACGAAGAAATTTGCATCGGATGTAAGATGTGTACGCTCGCCTGTCCTTATGGCGCGATCAGCTCGAATGCCGAGCTTATGCCGTCAGTAAATTATGCGGTCGAGCCGAAGTATTATCTCGAGATCGAAAGCCAAGCGGGCGCCAAAAGCACCGCCATCAAATGCGATCTATGCAACGGACGCGAGAATGGTCCTGCATGCGTCGAGGTTTGCCCAACTAGCGCTATCATTATGATAGATCCTAAAGAGGGTAAGCATAAATTGGGCTTTGCGATAGACTACGATGCGGCTAATGCTTTTGCAAAAGACGTATTAAACGGCGAAATCAGTTGCGTCGCCAAAAAAGAAGGAGGCGCAAAATGA
- a CDS encoding molybdopterin oxidoreductase family protein, whose product MANKGKVICPYCGTGCQIELTAEDNYIKSATGVSDNPVNQGCLCLKGYYGWNYVGSRDRLTTPLIRKKNGKFSKDGDLVEASWDEALDLVAKKMLEVKEKYGADAIAGNYSARCTHEDNYVAQKLLRILGTNNIDHCARIUHAPTVAGLAKTIGNGAATNSFTEIGTHSNCIMMIGSNPENGHPIVAMHVQRALNRGAKLIVIDPVKTEFANRADIHLQLEPEHNIPVINALIHAIIDEDLVNHEFVEKYTKGFEYVKEAVKDYSPEAVAKYTRLNAEDIRKAARIYATTRPAVITHGMGVTHFNHGVGGVCDISNLMLVTGNVGELGSGDLPIRGQENVQGCCDMGMLPNVFTGYKAVTDESARDWFERQWNLPKGHLNGKIGIHKTEVPDAILDGRVKFFWTMGENPVMTDPNANHFLRAISQVEMYVIQDIFLTETSRKADVVLPGACSGEKEGTYTNAERRVQHSEIVVTPPGQARQDWAIICELARRLGLGDYFTFQSPEQIWEEVRRVAPHNYGGMSYYRIKKYHGLHWPCPDENSMGGPALYLDKKFFTPDGKGNFVPVLFVDDKSKIESAKEEFAKRMNMPKDYPVMAGSVDEKTDEEFPIQLLTTRKVYEYAGGAMTRRSKTVEQGGDAIGPIAEMNPKLAERYGISQGDFIVAWSRYGYIAIKADITECIMDGIIQMSYHYWESCCNELTSGGWDLIAKTPTFKAAIQIKKIDEEEFLRIRELKRIKFQTNKVVYDDFHHHPIKF is encoded by the coding sequence ATGGCGAATAAAGGCAAGGTCATATGCCCTTATTGTGGCACAGGCTGTCAAATTGAGCTGACTGCGGAAGACAACTATATCAAATCCGCAACCGGCGTAAGCGACAACCCCGTAAATCAGGGTTGTTTATGTTTGAAAGGTTATTACGGATGGAATTACGTAGGCTCTAGAGATAGGCTTACTACTCCGTTAATTCGTAAAAAGAATGGCAAATTTAGTAAAGACGGCGATTTGGTCGAGGCTAGCTGGGACGAAGCGCTTGATTTGGTTGCTAAAAAGATGCTAGAAGTCAAAGAAAAATACGGCGCCGACGCGATAGCCGGAAACTATTCTGCACGCTGTACGCATGAGGATAACTACGTAGCGCAGAAGCTACTTAGAATTTTAGGCACGAATAATATCGATCACTGCGCGCGCATTTGACACGCTCCGACTGTGGCAGGTCTTGCCAAAACAATCGGTAACGGAGCGGCTACAAATAGCTTCACGGAGATCGGAACTCACAGCAACTGCATTATGATGATCGGCTCAAACCCTGAAAACGGCCACCCGATCGTAGCTATGCACGTTCAAAGAGCGTTAAATAGAGGCGCTAAACTCATCGTCATCGACCCGGTTAAGACGGAATTTGCAAATCGCGCAGATATCCACCTCCAGCTTGAGCCGGAGCACAATATCCCAGTCATCAATGCTCTAATCCATGCTATTATCGACGAGGATTTGGTAAATCACGAATTCGTTGAGAAATACACCAAGGGCTTTGAATATGTAAAAGAGGCGGTTAAGGATTATTCGCCCGAAGCCGTAGCCAAATACACTAGGCTAAACGCCGAGGATATTAGAAAAGCGGCTAGAATTTATGCTACTACGCGACCTGCGGTTATCACGCACGGCATGGGTGTAACTCACTTCAACCACGGCGTAGGCGGAGTTTGTGACATTTCAAATTTAATGCTCGTAACGGGCAATGTGGGCGAGCTCGGAAGCGGCGATCTACCGATCCGCGGACAAGAAAACGTTCAAGGCTGCTGCGATATGGGAATGCTTCCTAACGTATTTACCGGCTATAAAGCCGTAACCGACGAGAGTGCCCGTGATTGGTTTGAGCGCCAGTGGAATTTACCAAAAGGTCATCTAAACGGCAAGATCGGCATTCATAAAACCGAAGTGCCTGACGCAATTCTTGATGGTAGGGTAAAATTCTTCTGGACGATGGGCGAAAACCCGGTTATGACCGATCCGAACGCAAACCACTTCTTGCGCGCGATTTCGCAGGTAGAGATGTATGTGATCCAAGATATTTTCTTAACCGAGACGAGCCGCAAAGCAGATGTTGTGCTTCCTGGAGCTTGCAGCGGCGAGAAAGAGGGTACTTACACCAACGCCGAGCGCCGCGTACAGCACAGCGAGATCGTCGTAACGCCTCCGGGACAAGCTAGACAAGACTGGGCTATCATCTGCGAGCTTGCCAGACGTTTAGGTCTAGGAGATTATTTCACATTCCAATCTCCAGAGCAGATTTGGGAAGAGGTGCGCAGGGTAGCTCCACACAACTACGGCGGAATGAGCTATTACCGCATCAAAAAATACCACGGACTTCACTGGCCGTGCCCTGATGAGAATTCTATGGGCGGACCTGCATTGTATCTTGATAAGAAATTCTTTACCCCGGACGGTAAAGGAAATTTCGTACCAGTTCTATTTGTGGATGATAAGAGTAAGATCGAAAGCGCCAAAGAGGAATTTGCAAAACGTATGAATATGCCGAAAGATTATCCTGTAATGGCAGGCTCGGTCGATGAGAAGACCGACGAGGAGTTCCCAATCCAGCTTCTAACTACGCGTAAGGTTTACGAGTACGCAGGAGGCGCGATGACTAGGCGCTCTAAGACCGTCGAGCAGGGCGGCGACGCGATAGGACCGATTGCGGAAATGAATCCGAAACTCGCCGAACGATATGGAATTTCACAGGGAGATTTCATCGTCGCGTGGAGCCGCTACGGCTATATCGCGATCAAAGCGGACATTACCGAGTGTATAATGGATGGTATCATTCAGATGTCTTATCACTACTGGGAGAGCTGCTGCAACGAGCTAACGAGCGGCGGCTGGGATCTTATCGCCAAAACGCCTACGTTTAAGGCGGCGATTCAGATTAAAAAGATCGACGAAGAGGAATTTTTGCGTATCCGCGAACTTAAGCGCATTAAATTTCAAACCAATAAAGTCGTTTACGACGACTTCCACCACCATCCGATTAAATTCTAA
- a CDS encoding TRAP transporter substrate-binding protein produces MKKIFLFACLMLLGSQLFGDDKVYRLRLASTWEATTPVLGAAAEDFKNYAESLSGGRLQIRIDTPSKHKASFGIFDFVKSGQYDLGYTSLYYYKGKDAKTMLWTAVPFGMTTDEQHAWYYYGGGRELNDKMFAQYGMKTFLMGSTGMQMGGWFKKEINSVADLQGLKFRIPGLGGEVMSKLGATINTVPTGELFMALEMGTIDAVEWVSPVYDMPLGFHKVAKYYYTGWQEPMGDCQLLVNQKALEKLPADLQAILEAAARLAGENFQNKGFYENARIWAELKAQFPDVQVRDFPADVIAALKKATNEILDEEAAKDPMFKEILDSQRAFLKIGREWNKISTVAYINNVSGIAGESAANPISAGSSGTTNSDSASSENHGAASDSNATDGKNLGATK; encoded by the coding sequence ATGAAAAAGATTTTTTTGTTTGCATGTCTCATGCTTTTGGGCTCGCAGCTTTTCGGCGACGATAAGGTATATCGCCTAAGACTTGCTAGTACGTGGGAGGCGACTACGCCCGTTTTGGGCGCTGCTGCTGAGGATTTTAAAAACTATGCCGAAAGCCTTAGTGGTGGTAGGCTTCAGATCCGCATCGATACGCCGAGCAAGCACAAGGCAAGCTTTGGCATATTCGACTTCGTCAAAAGCGGTCAATACGATCTAGGATATACTTCGCTTTATTATTATAAAGGCAAAGACGCCAAAACTATGCTCTGGACGGCGGTGCCTTTCGGTATGACTACTGATGAGCAGCACGCGTGGTATTACTATGGTGGTGGGCGAGAGCTTAATGATAAGATGTTCGCGCAATACGGCATGAAGACCTTTCTGATGGGATCTACCGGCATGCAAATGGGTGGCTGGTTTAAAAAAGAGATCAACTCGGTCGCAGATTTGCAAGGGCTTAAATTCCGCATACCGGGGCTAGGCGGAGAGGTGATGAGCAAGCTGGGTGCCACTATAAACACAGTGCCTACGGGCGAGCTATTTATGGCGTTAGAGATGGGTACGATTGACGCGGTCGAGTGGGTAAGCCCTGTCTATGATATGCCACTTGGATTTCACAAAGTGGCTAAATACTACTACACAGGCTGGCAAGAGCCTATGGGAGACTGTCAGCTGCTGGTAAATCAAAAGGCGCTAGAGAAGCTGCCTGCGGATCTTCAAGCGATCTTAGAGGCTGCAGCAAGACTTGCCGGAGAGAACTTCCAAAATAAGGGCTTTTACGAAAACGCTCGCATTTGGGCGGAGCTAAAAGCGCAGTTTCCGGACGTGCAGGTGCGTGACTTCCCTGCAGACGTGATAGCCGCGCTTAAAAAAGCAACGAATGAAATTTTAGACGAAGAAGCGGCGAAAGATCCGATGTTTAAAGAGATCCTAGACAGCCAGCGCGCATTTTTGAAAATCGGTAGAGAATGGAATAAAATAAGCACCGTAGCCTACATAAATAACGTAAGCGGTATCGCGGGCGAAAGTGCAGCAAATCCAATCTCCGCAGGCTCTAGCGGTACGACAAACTCAGATTCTGCAAGCAGCGAAAATCACGGCGCTGCGAGCGATTCTAATGCGACGGACGGCAAAAATTTAGGCGCGACAAAGTAA
- a CDS encoding DHH family phosphoesterase, which produces MKIYHLSHTDLDGYGAQFVAAHYLTDVEFFNANYGKEINEKFDLILAHIDERLAVDADEKSLVLITDLNLLSAQCEKFSGEIARRNARVILLDHHQSGLECAKKFPWYFLDSSRCATKITYDFFSAMFGGSPRLDKLVRVVNAVDIWLKDESEFELGKVCLGMVSGAKEINKIMFERESRDYIFFLLEKIFKFQDEPSAHIALDSALHGIKKEFFKIERDDTLSNLVSHFVVDRLSAQKQRFEIRYLDKKGILTYNIGNVSVIGNDFLTQNPDVDFFIDVTSKKTLSFRADGKIDVSEMAKLLLGGGGHVNASGGMFAGFKDASSYEAVKAQIVDLIEKKTQISKEEDEK; this is translated from the coding sequence ATGAAAATATATCACCTAAGCCACACCGATCTAGACGGCTACGGCGCGCAGTTCGTCGCAGCGCACTATTTGACGGATGTGGAATTTTTTAACGCCAACTACGGCAAGGAGATAAACGAAAAATTTGATCTCATCCTCGCTCATATCGACGAGCGGCTCGCCGTAGACGCGGACGAGAAAAGCCTGGTTTTAATCACCGATCTAAATTTACTGTCCGCGCAGTGCGAGAAATTTAGCGGCGAGATAGCCCGTCGCAACGCCCGCGTGATCCTTTTAGATCATCATCAAAGCGGGCTTGAGTGCGCGAAAAAATTCCCGTGGTATTTTTTGGATTCATCGCGCTGCGCCACGAAGATCACCTATGATTTTTTCAGTGCGATGTTCGGCGGTTCGCCGCGGCTGGATAAGCTCGTGCGCGTCGTAAACGCCGTGGACATCTGGCTGAAGGATGAAAGCGAGTTTGAGCTCGGCAAGGTCTGCCTCGGCATGGTCTCGGGCGCGAAAGAGATCAATAAGATCATGTTTGAGCGGGAGAGTAGGGATTATATCTTTTTCTTGTTAGAAAAAATTTTTAAATTTCAAGACGAGCCGAGCGCACACATCGCGCTAGATAGCGCACTGCACGGCATAAAGAAAGAATTTTTTAAAATCGAGCGCGACGATACGCTAAGCAATCTCGTTTCGCACTTCGTAGTCGATCGCCTAAGCGCCCAAAAGCAGCGCTTTGAGATCAGATATCTCGATAAAAAGGGCATTTTGACCTACAATATCGGCAACGTAAGCGTCATCGGCAACGATTTTTTGACACAGAACCCCGATGTCGATTTTTTCATCGACGTAACGAGCAAAAAAACGCTCAGCTTTCGCGCCGACGGCAAGATCGACGTAAGCGAAATGGCAAAGCTGCTCCTCGGCGGCGGCGGGCACGTAAACGCGAGCGGCGGGATGTTTGCGGGCTTTAAGGACGCGAGCTCATACGAAGCCGTAAAGGCGCAAATCGTGGATCTAATCGAGAAAAAAACTCAAATTTCAAAGGAAGAAGATGAAAAATAA
- a CDS encoding Rrf2 family transcriptional regulator, with the protein MLFTKASEYALLSMICIAGKEESMDVDSISSELGISRSFLAKILQNLARAGLLNSFKGAKGGFVLARNADKITLSEIIKSAERRKATVFDCTAEGIDACPNGRTLCRVNLMFGELQEKVDEYMDTITLADIIGKERK; encoded by the coding sequence ATGCTTTTTACAAAAGCAAGCGAATACGCCCTACTTTCAATGATCTGCATCGCGGGTAAGGAGGAATCGATGGATGTCGATTCGATCTCTAGCGAGCTTGGAATTTCACGCAGCTTTTTGGCTAAAATTTTACAAAATTTAGCTCGCGCGGGACTTTTGAATTCCTTCAAAGGCGCCAAGGGCGGCTTTGTGCTCGCGCGCAATGCGGATAAGATCACGCTAAGCGAGATCATCAAAAGCGCCGAAAGACGCAAGGCGACGGTGTTTGACTGCACCGCCGAGGGGATCGACGCCTGCCCGAACGGTCGCACGCTATGTCGCGTCAATCTAATGTTTGGCGAACTTCAAGAGAAAGTCGATGAGTATATGGATACGATCACGCTAGCAGACATTATCGGCAAAGAGCGCAAATGA
- the rpsO gene encoding 30S ribosomal protein S15 produces MALDTAQKAQIVAKFARREKDTGSAEVQIALLTERITLLTTHLQANPKDFSSRLGLLKLVGQRKRMMKYLKNKDYAVYSKLVSELNLRDK; encoded by the coding sequence ATGGCTTTAGACACGGCTCAAAAAGCACAGATAGTTGCGAAATTCGCTAGAAGAGAGAAAGATACGGGCTCTGCGGAGGTGCAAATCGCGCTTCTTACCGAGAGGATCACGCTTCTTACCACTCATTTGCAAGCAAATCCGAAAGATTTTTCATCTCGCTTAGGACTACTAAAGCTAGTAGGTCAGCGCAAAAGAATGATGAAATATCTTAAAAACAAAGACTACGCAGTTTACTCCAAGCTCGTTAGCGAGTTAAATTTAAGAGATAAATAA
- the cmoA gene encoding carboxy-S-adenosyl-L-methionine synthase CmoA, with translation MKDEIFKEPIKKQFEFDASVASVFDDMIGRSVPFYEASTRLSSELLARILPQNARVIDLGCSTATALLALFALRSDLRLCGIDSSEAMIQNARAKAAAFGAKLELSVSDVLDASLADCDAVILNYTLQFIRPPRRAALVSKIYDGLREGGVLIFSEKIVYEEPALARQMIEIYEDYKRAQGYSRYEIAQKREALENVLVPYTEAENRALALSAGFKRVESIFKWANFMSFAAFK, from the coding sequence ATGAAAGACGAAATTTTTAAAGAGCCTATCAAAAAACAGTTTGAGTTTGACGCCAGCGTCGCGTCGGTTTTTGATGATATGATCGGGCGCAGCGTGCCGTTTTATGAGGCTAGCACGCGGCTTAGCAGCGAGCTTTTAGCGCGGATACTGCCGCAAAATGCCCGCGTGATTGATCTTGGCTGCTCGACTGCGACCGCGCTACTGGCGCTGTTTGCGCTACGCTCCGATCTGCGGCTGTGCGGCATCGACAGCTCGGAGGCGATGATACAAAACGCCCGCGCTAAGGCGGCGGCGTTCGGCGCCAAGCTCGAGCTTAGCGTATCGGACGTGCTGGATGCGAGCCTCGCGGACTGCGACGCCGTGATTTTAAACTACACCCTGCAGTTCATCAGGCCGCCGCGCCGCGCCGCGCTCGTGAGTAAAATTTACGACGGATTGCGCGAGGGCGGGGTTTTGATCTTTAGCGAAAAGATCGTCTACGAAGAGCCTGCGCTCGCGCGTCAGATGATCGAAATTTACGAGGATTACAAGCGCGCACAGGGCTACTCGCGCTACGAAATCGCGCAAAAACGCGAGGCGCTTGAAAACGTGCTCGTGCCCTACACCGAGGCGGAAAACCGCGCCTTGGCGCTAAGCGCGGGCTTTAAGCGCGTCGAGAGTATCTTTAAATGGGCGAATTTTATGAGCTTTGCGGCGTTTAAATGA
- a CDS encoding riboflavin kinase: MANQKSCKDHTKASLRNFKEQNFVAQNSSLQNFTERNSTSNGGNSSKSIEHPKQELRENKTGDAHRADEADTDAACSNETAYGSTCDNGVDAQAQGMLPACAEVLRARLSEQFTRGEFFATLQGANREEVRAVAIGNFDGMHLGHQKLFENLGEHGAIIVILAGGGTKLTPFASRQAFTDKKIFYCDLRAIKSLSGGEFIALLRQNFINLQKIVVGEDFRFGRDRAWDVEFLRREFRGRTCVVGEFCLSGGGVHSSRIKELLSRGRCEEAAELLGRDYEICGRIVRGQGRGAREFVATLNLDASGYFMPKSGVYATLARAESKEFASVSFLGHRLSTDGAFALETHILGDFAGFEVGLNSAQDHAPCCGGQTAHSARNLDEISACNSVEISTQNFAASESLRAKNKNLEAVDKNGGVKFVCVKFIKFLRENQNFTDLAQLKEQILKDASEAEAVLRSYKF; this comes from the coding sequence ATGGCTAATCAAAAATCATGTAAAGACCATACAAAGGCTTCGCTGCGGAATTTTAAAGAGCAAAATTTTGTAGCGCAGAATTCCAGCTTGCAAAATTTTACGGAACGAAATTCCACAAGCAATGGGGGAAATTCATCTAAAAGTATCGAACACCCGAAGCAAGAGCTACGCGAAAACAAAACCGGCGATGCACACCGCGCAGATGAAGCAGATACTGACGCCGCTTGCAGTAACGAAACGGCTTATGGCAGCACTTGCGACAATGGTGTAGACGCGCAAGCCCAGGGCATGCTTCCTGCTTGTGCGGAAGTACTACGCGCGCGCCTAAGCGAGCAGTTCACACGTGGCGAGTTTTTCGCAACGTTACAAGGCGCAAACCGCGAGGAGGTTCGCGCCGTAGCGATCGGTAACTTCGACGGCATGCACCTTGGACATCAAAAATTATTTGAAAATTTAGGTGAGCACGGCGCAATAATCGTAATCCTAGCAGGTGGTGGCACGAAGCTCACCCCTTTTGCGTCGCGGCAGGCTTTTACGGACAAAAAGATTTTTTATTGCGATCTGCGCGCGATCAAAAGCCTTAGCGGAGGCGAATTTATCGCACTTTTAAGGCAGAATTTCATAAATTTACAAAAAATTGTCGTAGGCGAGGACTTTAGATTTGGGCGCGATAGGGCGTGGGACGTGGAGTTTTTAAGGCGCGAATTTCGCGGGCGAACCTGCGTCGTAGGAGAGTTTTGCTTAAGCGGTGGCGGCGTGCATTCAAGCAGGATCAAGGAGCTTTTATCGCGCGGCCGGTGCGAAGAGGCGGCGGAGCTTTTAGGGCGAGATTACGAGATCTGTGGGCGGATCGTGCGCGGTCAAGGGCGCGGGGCGCGAGAGTTCGTAGCGACGCTAAATCTTGATGCGAGCGGCTATTTTATGCCAAAAAGCGGCGTGTATGCGACCCTGGCGCGCGCCGAAAGCAAGGAATTTGCAAGCGTGAGCTTCTTGGGGCACAGGCTCAGCACCGACGGAGCTTTTGCGCTTGAAACGCACATTTTAGGGGACTTTGCAGGCTTTGAGGTGGGTTTAAATTCCGCGCAAGATCACGCGCCGTGCTGCGGGGGGCAAACTGCACATTCTGCGCGAAATTTAGATGAAATTTCGGCGTGTAATTCAGTAGAAATTTCTACACAAAATTTTGCGGCGAGCGAGAGCTTGAGGGCCAAAAATAAAAATTTAGAGGCTGTGGACAAAAACGGCGGCGTGAAATTCGTCTGCGTGAAATTTATAAAGTTCCTGCGCGAAAATCAAAATTTTACCGACCTAGCGCAGCTTAAAGAGCAGATTTTAAAAGACGCTTCAGAGGCGGAGGCGGTACTGCGAAGCTATAAATTTTAA
- a CDS encoding lipocalin family protein yields the protein MKFKNLIILAFCALFLGACAKSLSPKAPLVKNFDIAKFSGGWYEIARMKGGGELQNTAYECFIDKNSTINLLKTAKTSSGKIENEQHVLEFAGDKSVGLLYQKGLISDSLYRVAQVDGDYRYALIFGADTSELYILSRTKTLPEPIRILYLKKAKHSGYDTKKIIWTKQQ from the coding sequence ATGAAATTTAAAAACTTAATTATATTGGCGTTTTGCGCGCTATTTTTGGGCGCATGCGCCAAAAGCCTGAGCCCGAAAGCGCCGCTGGTAAAAAATTTCGACATCGCTAAATTTAGCGGCGGCTGGTATGAGATCGCCCGCATGAAGGGCGGCGGCGAGCTGCAAAACACCGCGTACGAGTGCTTTATCGATAAAAACTCCACGATCAATCTTCTAAAAACCGCCAAAACAAGCTCTGGCAAAATCGAAAACGAGCAGCACGTGTTGGAGTTTGCGGGCGATAAAAGCGTAGGCCTGCTCTATCAAAAAGGTTTGATTTCCGACTCCCTCTACCGCGTGGCGCAGGTCGACGGCGACTATCGCTACGCCCTGATCTTCGGCGCCGATACGAGCGAGCTTTACATCCTCTCGCGCACCAAAACCTTGCCTGAGCCGATCCGCATCCTATATCTAAAAAAGGCGAAGCATAGCGGTTACGACACCAAAAAAATCATCTGGACGAAGCAGCAATAA
- a CDS encoding SAM-dependent methyltransferase — translation MRFDLLVANTLKISRNQAAALIKQDKILLRGAVQNRPSAQIAPEQSGEISAIDQIYVSRGALKLAGFLDELAENGLLASCGANLPSAAAEILKPHSGAKSADSKAAATQKAGAVTTQISSADFAATDKILSADEATKIPSATATKIAETNTKAIRNAKTSADTAVLLQTGADKQTVEFLQTGKGAEMAEILNAAKASKSGGKAGVCRRESSTGAIQTKPSQKDILNLAGADVLDVGSSTGGFVQILLQCGAKSVTALDVGSSQLSEILRRDPRVIVRENTDIREFASEKKFDLITCDVSFISLNLILKSLASLAKNALIVLFKPQFEVGAEIKRNKKGVLKDEKAVRAARAKFEQLCAELGLAVLHASACKITGKEGNREFFYLLKRMNDEI, via the coding sequence ATGAGATTTGATCTGCTCGTCGCAAACACTCTTAAAATCAGTAGAAATCAAGCTGCCGCACTGATAAAACAGGATAAAATTTTGCTGCGAGGCGCCGTGCAAAACAGACCCTCTGCGCAGATCGCGCCCGAGCAGAGCGGCGAAATCAGCGCGATTGATCAAATTTACGTAAGCAGGGGCGCGCTCAAGCTTGCGGGCTTTTTGGACGAGCTCGCTGAAAACGGGCTTTTGGCAAGCTGCGGTGCAAATTTACCTAGCGCGGCGGCAGAAATTTTAAAGCCGCACAGCGGCGCAAAAAGCGCAGATAGCAAAGCGGCAGCGACACAAAAGGCGGGCGCAGTAACGACGCAAATTTCAAGCGCAGATTTTGCGGCTACGGATAAAATTTTGAGCGCAGACGAAGCGACTAAAATTCCAAGCGCAACGGCGACAAAGATCGCAGAAACAAATACTAAGGCGATTCGTAACGCAAAAACTAGCGCCGATACGGCTGTGCTTCTACAAACCGGTGCAGACAAGCAAACAGTGGAATTTTTGCAGACGGGCAAAGGCGCCGAGATGGCAGAGATTTTAAATGCGGCGAAAGCCTCTAAATCGGGCGGCAAGGCGGGCGTGTGCCGCAGAGAAAGCAGCACAGGGGCGATACAAACAAAGCCCTCGCAAAAAGACATTTTAAATTTAGCGGGAGCCGATGTTTTGGACGTGGGCAGCAGCACGGGCGGGTTCGTGCAAATTTTATTGCAGTGCGGCGCAAAGAGCGTGACCGCGCTTGACGTCGGCAGCTCGCAACTAAGCGAAATTTTGCGGCGCGATCCTCGCGTGATCGTGCGCGAAAATACCGACATCAGGGAGTTTGCAAGCGAGAAGAAATTTGATCTCATCACCTGCGACGTGAGCTTCATATCGCTAAATTTGATCCTAAAAAGCCTCGCGAGCCTCGCCAAAAACGCTCTCATCGTGCTATTTAAGCCGCAATTTGAAGTCGGTGCGGAGATCAAGCGAAATAAAAAAGGCGTGCTTAAGGACGAAAAAGCAGTGCGCGCCGCACGGGCGAAATTTGAGCAGCTATGCGCCGAGCTGGGACTTGCTGTGCTACACGCTAGCGCCTGCAAAATCACGGGTAAAGAGGGAAATAGGGAATTTTTCTATCTTCTAAAAAGGATGAACGATGAAATTTAA